From the genome of Adhaeribacter pallidiroseus:
CCAGCACTACTTTACCGTCTGTAGCGGCTTGCTGCCCTAATTTTAGCGCGGCTTTACGCGCGCGTTTCCGGGCCTGACCAAAAGTTTCCAAGCCTTTGTTGTTTAATCCTAACAGCCATAGTATCCGAGCGCCGTACAGCCAGAATTTAATCGGGAATTTAATTTTTGGTACCCGAAAAACCTGGCGCTGAAATTCGTTAAATAGGGCATCTTCGATTAATGTTACCCCGGGGCCAAAAATAGCCCGGGCGGTTTGCTTAGCCCGTGGCAAATTACTGCAAAATACCTGCGTAACGTGTTCGTAGGGCAAACCGGCGGGTTTGGTTACGAGCTGTTCGATGGCGCTGGTATCGTAATTTTTTAAAAATTGACCGGCTTGCTGCTGATTAAAAAATCCCTTTTTAGATACGTCCGGCCGTTGGTGCCTTATCAGAAATATATGTTGGGTAACCGGTTGATCCATGTATAACAATAACCTTAGTATCTGGCTTAAAACGTGGTTCCTTGGCTGTAATTAAATAATTTTTAAGCAAACTAAATCCGCTACTTTCTTCAGATCTAATAAATAGCTGGCCGTTATTAGTTGTTGGTTGTTCCCCATCCAACGGGCTTTACCTTCTAACCCATGGTTCTGTTTAAAATTTTTTAAAATCTGGGGTAACCGGGATCTTTTTCCAGAATCTTTTTAGCAACAGTGTATAAAATGGGGCAACCTGCTAAAGCAAATGCGTATATATTCCAAAATGTGTGTACTAATAATCAAAACTATGAAAAAGCTAAGTCAATTATCGTTCATTGCCGTTTTTACGGCGTTCTCGTTGGTAGCCTGCCAAACCAAAAGCACCGAAAATGCGGCTGAAAATAACGAAGCAGTAATGGAACAGGAAAACCCAGCCGCTACGGATGCCGAAGATGCCAATAATGCCTCGGTAGAAGGCGATACCAAAGAAACCGGCGATAACATCGAAGACCAGGCCGAAGCCGCCGGCGATAAAACCGAAGCCGCCGCCAACGAAGCTGGTTCGGATATAAAAGAAGCCGGTCAGGAAGCAGGTGCAAAGCTAAATGCAGCGGGCCAGGACATAAAACAAGAAGCGAAAGAAGCGGGAGCCGAGCTTAAGCAAGAAACCCAGGAAGCAGGCGCAAAATTAAAAACTGGTGCCCAAAAGGCCAAAGCCAAAGTAAAGGAAGAAGCCAACGACGCCAACAACGCGGTACAAGGCAACTAAGTTAATTTGCAGTTTTACCCATTAGTTTCCAGCAGGAACAAATAATAGTTTGTTCCTGCTGGAAATACTTACAACCTGTAACTTGTAACCTGTAACTAACTT
Proteins encoded in this window:
- a CDS encoding histidine phosphatase family protein, with product MDQPVTQHIFLIRHQRPDVSKKGFFNQQQAGQFLKNYDTSAIEQLVTKPAGLPYEHVTQVFCSNLPRAKQTARAIFGPGVTLIEDALFNEFQRQVFRVPKIKFPIKFWLYGARILWLLGLNNKGLETFGQARKRARKAALKLGQQAATDGKVVLVAHGFLNFFVRRALQKMGWRVVRADGGGFLGVTELVKKSGK